One part of the Methylobacterium terrae genome encodes these proteins:
- a CDS encoding ABC transporter ATP-binding protein, which yields MPISAHDPGTSPLLRVEGLEAGYGKIRVLHGVDLTVAAGEVVTLLGPNGAGKSTLLRALSGLLPVQAGSVRLGDALLSGAGPRTAVRAGLSHVIEGHRVFTGQTVRENLLLAAYDLPRAEREARITEALSHFPEIAAKSHDKGASLSGGQQQMLAVAQGLVQRPRLLMLDEPSAGLSPVLVDRVLEVVARLRRQGTAVLLVEQLVEKARAVSDRVYALAQGRIVLEAEAGAPDLPERLERAYFGSAGVAHA from the coding sequence GTGCCTATCTCGGCGCATGATCCCGGGACGTCGCCGCTCCTGCGCGTCGAGGGGCTGGAGGCGGGCTACGGCAAGATCCGGGTGCTGCACGGCGTCGATCTCACGGTCGCGGCCGGCGAGGTGGTGACCTTGCTCGGGCCCAACGGCGCCGGCAAGTCGACGCTGCTGCGCGCGCTCTCCGGCCTCCTGCCGGTCCAGGCCGGCAGCGTCCGGCTCGGGGACGCGCTGCTCTCGGGCGCCGGCCCCCGGACCGCCGTGCGGGCCGGGCTCTCGCACGTGATCGAGGGCCACCGCGTCTTCACCGGGCAGACCGTGCGCGAGAACCTGCTGCTCGCGGCCTACGACCTGCCCCGGGCCGAGCGCGAGGCGCGGATCACGGAAGCCCTGTCCCACTTCCCCGAGATCGCCGCGAAGAGCCACGACAAGGGCGCCTCGTTGTCGGGCGGCCAGCAGCAGATGCTGGCGGTGGCCCAAGGCCTGGTGCAGCGCCCGCGCCTCCTGATGCTCGACGAGCCCTCCGCCGGCCTCTCGCCGGTCCTGGTCGACCGGGTGCTGGAGGTGGTGGCGCGCCTGCGCCGGCAGGGCACGGCGGTGCTGCTCGTCGAGCAGCTGGTCGAGAAGGCGCGGGCGGTGTCGGACCGGGTCTACGCCCTGGCGCAGGGCCGGATCGTGCTGGAGGCCGAGGCCGGCGCGCCCGACCTGCCCGAGCGGCTGGAGCGGGCGTATTTCGGGAGCGCGGGGGTGGCGCACGCGTGA